The Bacteroides acidifaciens genome includes a region encoding these proteins:
- a CDS encoding YncE family protein, producing the protein MKRKLTYIFWFCLPILLLFTACDDMEDKPFTSDIAGDPTETDTAELYALCEGLFNQNNSSLMRFSFGNQRMVRNYFNTINHRGLGDTANDLAIYGGKIYVIVNVSSTVEVIDFHTGNSLKQIQMLTENGSSREPRYIAFHKEKAYVCSYDGTVTRIDTTSLAIDGVTSVGRNPDGICVQNEKLYVSNSGGLDYASGLGVDNTVSVVDIATFKEINKITVGPNPGKIVAGADGTTVYVATRGEDVEAGNYNFAKIDCLTNGVTHYNEKVQNFAIDGEIAYLYNYNYSTQTSSIKTFNLKTGKTVRENFITDGTSIDTPYGINVNPYSGNVYITNAYDYTIYGDLLCFNQQGQLQFRLNNIGLNPNTIAFSDKASQSDIDDNTEETENSLAFANKVWEYKPAPGQFINTSTSAYETGFTAEQVLERATEKLKKKSVISLGGFGGTITVGFSQPIPNIEGEYDFKVWGNATYNNNTGTGALGGSAEPGIVLVSKDINNNGIPDDEWYELAGSEYGKDTEIRNYVITYYRPQPANGDVRWKDNLGKEGFVKRNTFHQQDSYYPNWIEENEITFHGTRLKDNAVEEGNVWVGYCYPWGYADNHPNRTEYSQFKIDRAVDQNGQPVLLDQIDFVRIYTAVNQDIGWTGEISTEVVTVENLHYKK; encoded by the coding sequence ATGAAAAGGAAATTGACATATATATTTTGGTTCTGCCTGCCCATCCTATTATTATTCACGGCTTGTGATGATATGGAAGACAAGCCTTTCACTTCGGACATTGCAGGTGACCCGACTGAAACAGATACAGCCGAGCTCTATGCATTATGTGAAGGACTATTCAATCAGAATAACAGTTCATTGATGCGTTTCTCTTTCGGAAACCAGAGAATGGTGCGCAACTATTTTAACACAATCAATCATCGGGGATTGGGAGATACGGCAAATGATTTAGCCATTTATGGCGGCAAGATATATGTCATTGTCAATGTCTCCAGTACAGTGGAAGTAATAGACTTCCATACAGGAAATTCCTTGAAGCAAATTCAAATGCTGACCGAAAACGGAAGTTCACGTGAACCACGATATATCGCCTTTCACAAAGAAAAAGCGTATGTGTGTTCTTATGACGGAACAGTGACACGTATTGATACAACTTCCCTCGCCATAGACGGTGTCACTTCCGTAGGACGTAATCCCGATGGAATCTGTGTACAAAACGAAAAGTTATATGTTTCCAATTCCGGCGGACTGGATTATGCATCCGGCCTGGGAGTAGACAATACTGTATCTGTGGTTGATATCGCCACATTCAAAGAAATCAATAAAATTACAGTAGGACCGAATCCGGGCAAGATTGTAGCCGGTGCGGATGGAACAACCGTTTATGTAGCAACCCGTGGAGAAGATGTAGAAGCAGGAAATTATAACTTTGCAAAAATAGACTGCCTGACAAATGGAGTGACTCATTACAATGAGAAAGTACAGAACTTCGCCATTGACGGAGAGATTGCCTATCTATACAATTACAATTATAGTACGCAAACATCTTCTATCAAGACATTCAATCTGAAAACAGGAAAAACCGTTCGTGAGAATTTCATTACGGATGGAACAAGTATCGATACTCCTTATGGAATCAATGTGAATCCTTATAGTGGCAACGTGTATATCACAAATGCTTATGATTACACCATATACGGAGATTTGCTCTGTTTCAACCAACAAGGACAACTGCAATTCCGTCTGAATAATATCGGACTGAATCCGAACACGATTGCATTCAGCGACAAGGCTTCACAAAGCGACATTGATGATAATACCGAAGAAACTGAAAATTCATTGGCTTTCGCCAATAAAGTATGGGAGTATAAGCCGGCTCCCGGACAGTTTATCAATACGAGTACGTCGGCTTATGAGACAGGTTTCACTGCCGAACAAGTTTTAGAGCGTGCCACAGAAAAGCTAAAGAAAAAATCAGTTATCTCATTAGGCGGATTCGGTGGAACAATAACAGTAGGATTTTCTCAACCAATCCCTAATATCGAAGGGGAATATGATTTCAAGGTATGGGGAAATGCCACTTACAACAATAACACTGGAACAGGAGCACTTGGTGGAAGTGCTGAACCGGGAATTGTATTAGTCTCGAAAGATATAAATAATAATGGGATACCTGACGATGAATGGTATGAGTTGGCAGGTAGTGAGTACGGAAAAGATACAGAAATACGTAATTACGTAATCACCTATTATCGTCCCCAACCGGCCAATGGTGATGTCCGCTGGAAAGATAACTTAGGAAAAGAGGGATTCGTCAAACGTAACACATTCCATCAACAAGATTCTTATTATCCGAACTGGATAGAAGAAAACGAAATAACTTTCCATGGGACACGTCTAAAAGACAATGCCGTAGAAGAAGGCAATGTTTGGGTAGGCTATTGTTATCCTTGGGGATATGCAGACAATCATCCCAACAGAACCGAATACAGCCAATTTAAAATAGACCGGGCTGTAGACCAAAACGGACAACCTGTATTATTAGACCAAATAGACTTCGTAAGAATCTATACCGCCGTCAATCAGGACATAGGCTGGACAGGAGAAATATCTACCGAAGTCGTCACAGTAGAAAACTTACATTACAAAAAATAA
- the tnpA gene encoding IS66 family insertion sequence element accessory protein TnpA — translation MTKEQFSSLQELHCLSGLSLLKFLQREHVSYSTYNYWKRKSSSVPVHETSAPQSVLAPISLKSPCIASSSSVSGMTLLFPNGVRAHLGAGMEEAACRLINQYACCHVLPE, via the coding sequence ATGACAAAAGAACAATTTTCTTCTTTACAGGAACTGCATTGTTTAAGCGGTCTGAGTCTTCTGAAATTTCTGCAACGTGAACATGTCAGTTACTCCACGTACAATTATTGGAAACGTAAATCTTCCAGTGTTCCCGTTCACGAGACATCTGCTCCCCAATCAGTCTTAGCCCCCATCAGCCTGAAGTCCCCCTGTATTGCTTCCTCCTCTTCCGTTTCCGGAATGACCCTGTTGTTTCCTAATGGCGTCCGTGCCCATTTGGGTGCCGGTATGGAAGAAGCCGCTTGCCGTTTGATTAACCAATACGCTTGTTGCCATGTTCTGCCTGAATGA
- a CDS encoding HU family DNA-binding protein, whose product MTKADIVNEITKKTGIDKQTVLTTVEAFMDAVKDSLSNDENVYLRGFGSFVVKKRAQKTARNISKNTTIIIPEHNIPAFKPAKTFTISVKK is encoded by the coding sequence ATGACTAAAGCAGATATTGTAAACGAGATTACAAAGAAAACTGGAATTGACAAGCAGACAGTTCTTACAACAGTTGAAGCATTCATGGACGCTGTTAAAGATTCATTGTCTAACGATGAGAACGTGTACTTACGCGGATTTGGTAGTTTCGTAGTGAAGAAAAGAGCACAGAAAACCGCTCGTAATATTTCTAAGAACACTACTATTATCATCCCTGAGCACAACATTCCGGCTTTCAAACCGGCTAAGACATTTACAATTTCAGTAAAGAAATAA
- a CDS encoding 4'-phosphopantetheinyl transferase family protein, which yields MALFLQHKTDDIQWAVWKMEESLDTLLALLPEARRISCEQELNRFVSERRKLEWTSVRVLLYSMLREDKKIAYSSENKPYLSDDSFFISISHTKGYVAVILSSRTAVGIDIEQYGQRVHRVSDRYVRSDEQAEAYQGDITWSLLLHWSAKEAVFKRMEDADADLRKLRLTHFVPQKEGTFQVQELVTGLQRLYTIGYRIHSDFVLTWTLN from the coding sequence ATGGCGTTATTTCTGCAACATAAGACGGATGATATACAGTGGGCTGTCTGGAAGATGGAAGAATCTCTGGATACATTATTGGCTCTTCTGCCTGAGGCGCGAAGAATCTCTTGCGAACAGGAATTGAACCGCTTTGTCTCCGAACGGCGGAAATTGGAATGGACATCTGTCCGTGTCTTGCTGTATTCAATGCTTCGGGAAGACAAGAAGATTGCTTACTCTTCTGAAAACAAACCTTATCTGTCCGATGATTCTTTTTTTATCAGCATTTCTCATACCAAAGGATATGTAGCTGTGATTCTTAGCTCGCGGACTGCTGTCGGCATTGATATTGAGCAATATGGTCAACGTGTCCATCGGGTATCAGACCGCTATGTCCGTTCTGACGAACAGGCGGAAGCTTATCAGGGAGATATAACTTGGAGCCTGTTATTGCATTGGTCTGCAAAGGAAGCGGTTTTTAAACGTATGGAAGATGCCGACGCTGATCTTCGTAAACTCCGTTTGACACATTTTGTTCCTCAGAAAGAGGGTACGTTTCAAGTTCAAGAGTTGGTGACGGGGTTGCAAAGGCTTTATACTATCGGTTATCGTATCCATTCGGACTTTGTGTTGACGTGGACGCTGAATTGA
- the mutY gene encoding A/G-specific adenine glycosylase, with translation MNEFTETIIKWYEENKRELPWRESSDPYLIWISEIILQQTRVVQGYDYFLRFVKRFPDVRTLADAEEDEVMKYWQGLGYYSRARNLHAAAKSMNGVFPKTYPEVLALKGVGEYTAAAVCSFAYGMPYAVVDGNVYRVLSRYFGIDTPIDSTEGKKLFAALADEMLDRKRPALYNQGIMDFGAIQCTPQSPNCLFCPLSDSCSALSRGLVGKLPVKQHKTKTTNRYFNYIYVRAGAHTFINKRAADDIWKNLFELPLVETPTALSEEEFLALPEFRALFAAEEQPVIRSVCREVKHVLSHRVIYANFYEVVLPEDTASFSKFQKIKAEDLEQYAVSRLVHAFIEKHIESK, from the coding sequence ATGAATGAGTTTACTGAAACGATTATAAAGTGGTATGAGGAGAATAAACGTGAATTGCCCTGGCGGGAATCTTCTGATCCGTATCTGATATGGATTTCGGAAATTATCCTTCAGCAGACACGTGTGGTGCAGGGATATGATTATTTTCTTCGTTTTGTCAAGCGTTTTCCTGATGTACGGACATTAGCGGACGCAGAAGAGGATGAGGTGATGAAATACTGGCAGGGATTGGGGTATTATTCACGTGCCCGGAATCTTCATGCTGCTGCAAAAAGTATGAATGGGGTTTTCCCGAAAACGTATCCGGAAGTGCTGGCTTTGAAAGGAGTGGGGGAGTACACGGCTGCGGCCGTCTGTTCGTTTGCTTATGGCATGCCTTATGCGGTAGTGGATGGGAATGTATATCGTGTGCTTTCACGTTATTTCGGTATTGACACGCCGATTGATTCGACAGAGGGGAAGAAACTCTTTGCAGCTTTGGCGGACGAGATGTTGGACAGGAAGCGGCCGGCTCTTTATAATCAGGGGATTATGGATTTCGGAGCGATTCAGTGTACTCCGCAGTCGCCTAATTGCTTGTTTTGTCCGTTGTCAGACAGTTGTTCGGCTCTTTCGAGAGGGCTGGTCGGCAAACTGCCGGTGAAGCAGCATAAGACGAAAACGACGAACCGTTATTTTAATTATATTTATGTACGTGCGGGCGCGCATACCTTTATTAATAAACGGGCGGCGGATGATATTTGGAAGAATCTGTTTGAGTTGCCTTTGGTAGAAACTCCGACGGCTTTGTCGGAAGAAGAGTTTTTGGCTTTACCTGAGTTCCGGGCACTCTTTGCGGCGGAAGAACAGCCGGTGATTCGTTCGGTTTGCAGAGAGGTGAAGCATGTGTTGTCTCACCGGGTGATTTATGCTAACTTCTATGAAGTGGTATTACCCGAAGATACGGCTTCTTTCAGTAAGTTTCAGAAAATAAAGGCGGAAGATTTGGAGCAATATGCTGTTTCCAGATTAGTGCACGCTTTTATAGAGAAGCATATCGAATCAAAATAA
- a CDS encoding gliding motility-associated protein GldE has translation MDSDGYLSQLADIFNGITVNTPSISAIIAIVLAGVLLLASGFASASEIAFFSLSPSDRNDIDERNHPSDDKISALLDDTERLLATILITNNFVNVTIIMLCNFFFMNVFVFHSPLAEFLILTVILTFLLLLFGEIMPKIYSAQKTLAFCRFSAPGIYYLEKIFYPVATVLVRSTTFLNKHFAKKSHNISVDELSHALELTDKAELTEENNILEGIIRFGGETVKEVMTSRLDMVDLDIRTPFKEVMQCIIENAYSRIPIFAGSRDNIKGILYIKDLLPHVSKGDNFRWQSLIRPAYFVPETKMIDDLLRDFQANKIHIAIVVDEFGGTSGLVTMEDIIEEIVGEIHDEYDDEERTYVVLNDHTWIFEAKTQLTDFYKIAKVDEDEFEKVVGDADTLAGMLLEIKGEFPALHEKVTYHNYEFEVLEMDSRRIVKVKFTILPKDTEASEGKE, from the coding sequence TTGGACTCAGATGGTTATTTAAGCCAATTGGCTGACATTTTCAACGGTATTACCGTAAACACTCCTTCTATCTCTGCTATTATCGCCATAGTACTGGCAGGTGTGCTCTTGCTTGCTTCCGGTTTTGCTTCGGCTTCTGAAATCGCTTTTTTCTCGCTTTCTCCTTCAGACCGGAATGACATTGACGAACGCAATCATCCTTCCGATGATAAAATAAGTGCCCTTCTTGACGACACCGAACGTCTCTTGGCAACGATATTGATTACTAACAATTTTGTGAACGTAACCATTATCATGCTCTGCAACTTCTTTTTTATGAATGTCTTTGTTTTTCATTCTCCGTTGGCGGAGTTCTTGATACTGACTGTAATACTTACTTTTCTGTTGCTCCTGTTCGGTGAAATTATGCCGAAGATTTATTCTGCGCAGAAGACGCTGGCTTTCTGCCGTTTTTCCGCACCGGGAATTTATTATCTGGAAAAAATATTTTATCCGGTAGCTACTGTCCTTGTACGTTCCACTACTTTTCTGAACAAGCATTTTGCCAAGAAAAGTCATAATATTTCTGTTGACGAACTGTCTCACGCATTGGAACTTACTGATAAGGCGGAGTTAACTGAAGAAAATAATATTCTGGAAGGAATTATCCGTTTTGGTGGGGAGACTGTGAAGGAAGTAATGACATCACGCCTGGATATGGTGGATTTGGATATCCGCACGCCTTTCAAGGAAGTGATGCAGTGTATCATTGAAAATGCTTATTCACGTATTCCTATCTTTGCTGGTTCGCGGGATAATATAAAGGGAATACTGTATATAAAGGATCTTTTGCCTCATGTGAGCAAAGGGGATAATTTCCGTTGGCAGTCATTGATTCGCCCGGCTTATTTTGTGCCGGAAACGAAAATGATTGATGATTTGCTTCGTGATTTCCAGGCGAATAAGATTCATATTGCCATCGTTGTGGATGAATTCGGCGGAACTTCCGGACTGGTGACGATGGAGGATATTATCGAAGAAATAGTGGGGGAGATTCATGATGAGTATGACGATGAAGAACGTACGTATGTCGTGTTGAATGACCATACTTGGATATTTGAAGCGAAAACGCAGTTGACGGATTTCTATAAGATTGCGAAAGTAGATGAGGATGAGTTTGAGAAAGTGGTGGGGGATGCCGATACCTTAGCAGGTATGTTGCTTGAGATTAAAGGTGAGTTCCCTGCATTGCACGAGAAAGTGACTTATCACAATTACGAGTTTGAGGTATTGGAGATGGATAGCCGCCGTATTGTGAAAGTCAAATTTACGATTCTGCCTAAGGATACGGAAGCATCGGAAGGGAAAGAATAA
- a CDS encoding MAC/perforin domain-containing protein, producing the protein MNKLITFLLFFCILACSEEELIIDKLEKNIVTTRSAGDGEYDLLGYGYNCFYSDFQDPLYAKAKVIDLERLQKGLGRDPITGQEVIFTPADIETSILHGKTETKTAYGSSIYTLTENLNIHATANIGDKILKLFSLDLEATINSGGTKEERNAFYRVDALKMTRRLTLPYTTPSRLKYFFTDVFLSDLKSLSGKELVEKYGTHVMTDILLGGKFSAFYTGKYTSTSATQVQEFKASSNFLMSSITANVHYDSNLFNSFNNVNIYIKTQGGSQTVTSIISQDPNGKLDNVSFDYTGWINSVSTETESLIGIGNPDTKIYLLSEFIDDPGKKKNIEFALQLKDSNNEIENMLASPKGILYNNNIETGILSENSQTSKMELLPYGLVMSRPSIFFPKCIFILQQETNYAKFKRRNNDYLDNTLKYTANKHNKTQQWEINFIDDSFFTLKNLSNNQYLSSYDLKFYNNIIANDSTFYWTLLKN; encoded by the coding sequence ATGAATAAACTCATCACTTTTTTACTATTCTTTTGTATATTGGCATGTTCAGAGGAAGAACTTATTATTGATAAATTAGAAAAAAACATAGTAACAACAAGAAGTGCAGGTGACGGTGAATATGATTTACTCGGTTATGGGTATAATTGTTTCTATTCTGATTTCCAAGACCCTTTATATGCAAAAGCCAAAGTAATAGATTTAGAACGACTTCAAAAAGGACTAGGACGGGATCCTATCACTGGACAAGAAGTTATATTTACTCCTGCAGATATTGAAACATCCATATTACACGGTAAGACAGAAACAAAAACAGCATACGGATCATCAATATATACATTAACAGAAAATCTCAATATACATGCCACTGCAAATATCGGAGACAAAATTTTAAAATTATTTTCATTAGATCTAGAAGCAACAATAAATTCAGGAGGAACTAAAGAGGAAAGAAACGCTTTTTACAGAGTTGATGCACTCAAAATGACACGAAGGCTAACCCTACCATACACAACACCATCAAGACTTAAATATTTTTTCACAGATGTATTTTTATCCGATTTAAAAAGTTTATCAGGTAAAGAGTTAGTTGAAAAATATGGTACACATGTTATGACTGATATACTATTAGGAGGCAAATTTTCCGCATTTTATACAGGTAAATATACAAGTACATCAGCAACACAGGTTCAAGAATTCAAAGCATCATCTAATTTCTTAATGTCATCAATCACGGCAAATGTTCACTATGACAGTAATTTATTCAACAGTTTTAACAATGTAAATATTTATATCAAAACACAAGGTGGTTCCCAAACTGTAACTTCAATAATAAGTCAGGATCCTAATGGAAAATTAGACAATGTATCTTTTGATTATACAGGTTGGATTAATAGTGTATCTACTGAAACCGAATCACTCATAGGAATAGGTAATCCAGATACAAAAATCTATTTACTCAGTGAATTCATAGATGACCCAGGTAAGAAAAAGAATATTGAATTTGCTCTACAACTCAAAGATTCTAATAATGAAATAGAGAACATGCTTGCATCACCAAAAGGAATTCTTTATAATAACAATATAGAAACAGGTATATTATCTGAAAACAGTCAAACCTCTAAAATGGAATTGCTTCCTTATGGCTTAGTTATGTCACGCCCTTCAATATTTTTCCCAAAATGTATTTTTATTTTACAGCAAGAAACTAATTATGCTAAATTTAAAAGAAGAAATAATGACTACTTAGACAATACTCTTAAATATACGGCTAATAAACACAATAAGACTCAACAATGGGAAATAAACTTTATTGATGACAGTTTTTTTACACTAAAGAATTTATCAAACAATCAATATTTATCATCCTATGATCTCAAATTCTATAACAACATTATTGCAAATGATAGTACTTTTTATTGGACACTATTAAAGAACTAA
- a CDS encoding DUF4465 domain-containing protein encodes MKKLSLFLLVSIFAFCGCSDDNDETKGGDEIKGGDETKEIVVNFENLLTEAETLYLGDTENPAESWKQGNTPYYLTYLLDNTKAFEFDCVSSSYGFGMDAFGFTNLTSGNYSAVPKKGVKNNTYIIVGSSGYKIGANNDKEAAIRFKDNNNSNNKKAYQVKGLFITNCMYAYNSMKEGSDYFHEHGEEDKFDSNDSFKVIIYNIDKTKKVEYYLAQGTNLVDEWKWVDLTSLGKTEGLKFELQTTKNNDWGAMTPTYFCLDGITLIEDVN; translated from the coding sequence ATGAAAAAGTTATCTTTATTCTTATTAGTATCCATATTTGCTTTTTGCGGATGTAGTGATGATAACGATGAAACAAAAGGTGGTGATGAAATAAAAGGTGGTGATGAAACAAAAGAGATTGTTGTTAACTTCGAGAATCTATTAACTGAAGCAGAAACACTTTATTTGGGAGATACAGAGAATCCGGCAGAAAGTTGGAAACAGGGAAATACTCCTTATTATTTAACTTATTTACTGGATAATACAAAGGCTTTTGAGTTTGACTGTGTATCATCTTCATATGGGTTTGGTATGGATGCTTTCGGTTTTACTAATCTTACATCCGGTAACTACAGTGCTGTCCCTAAAAAAGGCGTAAAGAATAATACTTATATTATTGTAGGATCCTCTGGCTATAAAATTGGTGCTAATAACGACAAAGAAGCTGCTATACGCTTCAAAGACAACAATAATTCCAATAATAAGAAAGCGTATCAAGTAAAAGGCTTATTTATAACTAATTGTATGTATGCCTATAATAGTATGAAAGAAGGGAGCGACTATTTTCATGAACATGGTGAAGAAGATAAATTTGATAGTAATGATTCATTCAAGGTAATTATTTACAATATAGATAAAACAAAAAAAGTAGAATACTACTTAGCGCAAGGGACTAATCTAGTAGATGAATGGAAGTGGGTAGACCTCACCTCTTTAGGAAAAACTGAAGGACTAAAATTTGAATTACAGACAACTAAGAATAACGATTGGGGTGCAATGACTCCTACCTATTTCTGTCTTGATGGGATTACTCTTATCGAAGATGTCAATTAA
- a CDS encoding single-stranded DNA-binding protein codes for MSVNKVILIGNVGQDPRVKYFDTGSAVATFPLATTDRGYTLQNGTQIPERTEWHNIVASNRLAEIVDKYVHKGDKLYLEGKIRTRSYSDQSGAMRYITEIYVDNMEMLSPKGMNPGTSVSAQQSGIGQPQQPQQSQQMQQPQQTQQSQPVQDNPADDLPF; via the coding sequence ATGTCAGTAAATAAAGTGATATTGATTGGGAACGTGGGGCAAGATCCGCGGGTGAAATATTTCGATACAGGCTCGGCTGTGGCAACTTTCCCATTAGCTACGACAGACCGTGGCTATACGTTGCAAAATGGAACCCAAATTCCTGAAAGAACGGAGTGGCATAATATCGTTGCATCCAACCGTCTGGCTGAGATTGTGGATAAATATGTGCACAAAGGTGACAAATTGTACCTGGAAGGAAAGATCAGAACACGTTCTTACAGTGACCAGTCGGGAGCTATGCGCTATATCACCGAGATTTATGTAGATAATATGGAAATGCTGTCTCCGAAAGGAATGAATCCGGGGACTTCTGTTTCTGCGCAACAATCCGGCATCGGTCAGCCACAACAGCCGCAACAATCCCAACAAATGCAACAGCCGCAACAAACGCAGCAGTCGCAACCTGTACAAGATAATCCGGCAGACGACTTGCCGTTCTAA
- the tnpB gene encoding IS66 family insertion sequence element accessory protein TnpB (TnpB, as the term is used for proteins encoded by IS66 family insertion elements, is considered an accessory protein, since TnpC, encoded by a neighboring gene, is a DDE family transposase.), producing the protein MRKGISSLCGVVHERMGCSVRNGGVFIFIGSSRKLMKLLHAEDGGLVMYVKRLEADHFKVPEYDEKSRSYPMEWRDLVIMVEGIQESLGQRLKRLRAERNVYTV; encoded by the coding sequence ATGCGCAAAGGGATCAGTTCCCTCTGCGGTGTGGTACACGAGCGTATGGGCTGCAGTGTCAGGAACGGTGGTGTATTCATCTTCATTGGCAGCAGCCGTAAATTGATGAAGCTTCTCCATGCCGAGGATGGCGGTCTGGTGATGTATGTCAAGCGTCTTGAAGCCGATCATTTCAAAGTTCCCGAATATGATGAGAAATCGCGCAGCTATCCGATGGAATGGCGTGACCTTGTCATTATGGTGGAAGGAATCCAGGAATCTCTCGGGCAGCGTTTGAAACGTCTGAGGGCGGAGCGAAATGTATATACAGTATAA
- a CDS encoding tryptophanase, with protein MELPFAESWKIKMVEPIRKSTREEREQWIKEAHYNVFQLKSEQVYIDLITDSGTGAMSDRQWAGMMLGDESYAGATSFFKLKEMITKLTGFEYIIPTHQGRAAENVLFSYLVHEGDIVPGNSHFDTTKGHIEGRHATALDCTIDAAKQTQLELPFKGNVDPDKLQKALTEHAERIPFIIVTITNNTAGGQPVSMQNLREVRAIADKYGKPVLFDSARFAENAYFIKMREEGYQDKSIKEITKEMFSLADGMTMSAKKDGIVNMGGFIATRREDWYEGAKGFCVQYEGYLTYGGMNGRDMNALAIGLDENTEFDNLETRIKQVEYLAKKLDEYGIPYQRPAGGHAIFIDAPKVLTHVPKEEFPAQTLTIELYLEAGIRGCEIGYILADRDPITHENRFNGLDLLRLAIPRRVYTDNHMNVIAAALKNVYERRESITRGVRIAWEAPLMRHFTVQLERLSV; from the coding sequence ATGGAATTACCTTTTGCTGAATCATGGAAAATAAAGATGGTAGAACCCATCCGTAAAAGCACTCGTGAAGAACGCGAGCAATGGATTAAAGAAGCGCATTACAACGTCTTCCAACTCAAATCAGAACAAGTTTATATAGACCTCATAACCGACTCAGGAACAGGAGCCATGAGCGACCGCCAATGGGCTGGAATGATGCTCGGTGATGAAAGTTATGCCGGTGCGACATCTTTCTTCAAACTGAAAGAGATGATTACGAAACTGACCGGATTTGAGTATATCATTCCGACACATCAGGGACGTGCCGCAGAAAATGTACTTTTCTCCTATTTGGTACACGAAGGAGACATCGTACCCGGAAATTCACACTTCGACACCACCAAAGGACATATCGAAGGACGCCATGCCACCGCATTAGACTGCACCATTGATGCAGCCAAACAGACACAACTAGAACTCCCGTTCAAAGGAAACGTAGACCCTGATAAATTACAGAAAGCGTTGACAGAACATGCAGAACGTATCCCCTTTATCATCGTAACCATCACCAACAACACAGCCGGCGGACAGCCCGTATCCATGCAAAACTTACGTGAAGTAAGAGCTATCGCCGACAAATACGGCAAGCCGGTACTTTTCGACTCCGCACGCTTCGCTGAAAACGCTTACTTTATCAAAATGCGTGAAGAAGGTTATCAAGATAAATCTATCAAAGAAATTACGAAAGAGATGTTCTCCCTTGCCGACGGCATGACAATGAGTGCCAAGAAAGATGGAATAGTCAACATGGGCGGATTCATAGCCACACGGCGCGAAGACTGGTACGAAGGCGCAAAAGGCTTCTGCGTGCAATACGAAGGGTATCTCACTTACGGCGGAATGAACGGACGGGACATGAACGCACTCGCCATCGGACTGGATGAAAACACTGAATTCGATAATCTCGAAACACGCATCAAACAAGTAGAATATTTGGCAAAGAAACTGGATGAATACGGAATCCCCTATCAGCGTCCTGCCGGCGGTCATGCCATTTTCATTGATGCGCCCAAAGTGCTGACGCACGTACCTAAGGAAGAATTTCCGGCACAGACACTGACCATCGAACTCTATCTGGAAGCCGGTATCCGCGGATGCGAAATCGGCTATATCCTTGCCGACCGCGATCCGATTACTCATGAAAACCGGTTCAACGGACTTGACTTACTACGTCTTGCCATTCCCCGCAGGGTGTACACGGACAATCATATGAACGTAATAGCCGCCGCCCTCAAAAATGTATACGAACGCAGGGAAAGCATTACCCGCGGAGTACGTATCGCTTGGGAAGCTCCTTTAATGCGGCATTTCACAGTCCAATTAGAAAGGCTGTCCGTATAA